A part of Gossypium hirsutum isolate 1008001.06 chromosome A07, Gossypium_hirsutum_v2.1, whole genome shotgun sequence genomic DNA contains:
- the LOC121232361 gene encoding VQ motif-containing protein 22, translating to MSSPTDWSHFYHQNLSNQEQESFDEQGYDATVVTTVTATSSGGHLSPEGRVGKPARKRSRASRRTPTTLLNTDPTNFRAMVQQFTGGPSAVRFASDSVHLGGPDFGFGIRQPNAINPGSLTVPPAGFQLQYQQQQQLQLTQHQNQAYMFSRLGGNNPRLDMEHGSEQFVAEGGSSQVPPFRTGSSNENTSNTSFMF from the coding sequence ATGTCAAGTCCCACTGATTGGTCTCATTTTTACCACCAAAATCTTTCCAACCAAGAACAAGAATCATTCGACGAGCAAGGCTACGACGCCACCGTCGTTACCACCGTGACAGCCACTTCAAGCGGTGGTCATTTGAGTCCTGAAGGCCGAGTTGGGAAACCAGCTCGGAAACGATCAAGGGCTTCAAGGCGAACCCCTACGACTTTGCTTAACACCGACCCGACGAATTTCCGAGCCATGGTTCAACAGTTCACCGGCGGTCCGAGCGCAGTACGCTTTGCATCGGACTCGGTTCACCTTGGTGGACCGGATTTCGGGTTCGGTATACGTCAACCGAATGCTATTAACCCCGGTTCTCTTACAGTTCCTCCGGCCGGATTTCAGCTACAATATCAACAACAACAGCAGCTTCAATTAACGCAACATCAAAACCAGGCGTACATGTTTTCAAGACTTGGGGGGAATAATCCTAGACTGGACATGGAACATGGGTCTGAACAGTTCGTTGCAGAGGGTGGTTCATCGCAGGTTCCTCCTTTTAGAACCGGTTCCTCTAATGAGAACACGAGTAACACTTCATTCATGTTTTGA